From one Eptesicus fuscus isolate TK198812 chromosome 3, DD_ASM_mEF_20220401, whole genome shotgun sequence genomic stretch:
- the SON gene encoding protein SON isoform X4 — translation MATNIEQIFRSFVVSKFREIQQELSSGRSEGQLNGETNTPIEGNQAGDAAASARSLPNEEIVQKIEEVLSGVLDTELRCKPDLKEASRKSRCVSVQTDPTDEVPTKKSKKHKKHKNKKKKKKKEKEKKYKRQPEESESKPKSHHEENMDLESDSFLKFDSEPSAMALEHPVRAFGLSEGSETPAVVLEPPVVSMEVSQPHTLETLKPATKTAELSVASTSVIAVQSEQTVAGMLEPPMTKILDSFSTAPVSTTTAVLKSSEPVVTMAGEYQMKSVLKPLECTSPEPSKTILEPPVAKEPEPSETLVVSSQAPIEVYPEPSTSTAMDIPESSETEDLRLPEQPAEVPSETADSSMTRSQEVLELPKHTAVELPESSVASAMQLPGPPATSMPELQGPPVTPGLELPGPSATPVPELPGPPSTPVPELLGPPATAVSELPGPSVTSVPQLSQELPGLPAPSMGLEPTQEVPEPPVMAQELPVQPAVTVAMELTEQPATTTELEQPVGMTAMEHPGQPEATTATTLLGQPEAAMVLELPGQPVATTALELPGQPSVTGVPELPGLPSATRALELSGQPVATGALELPGQLMATGALEFSGQAGAAGALELLGQPLATGVLELPGQPGAPELPGQPAATVALEISVQSVVTTELSTMTVSQSLEVPSTTALESYNTVAQELPTTLVGETSITVGVDPLMAQESHMLASNTMETHMLASNTMDSQMLASNTMDSQMLASNTMDSQMLASSSMDSQMLASSSMDSQMLASSSMDSQMLASSSMDSQMLATSSMDSQMLASSSMDSQMLASSSMDSQMLATSSMDSQMLATSSMDSQMLATSSMDSQMLATSSMDSQMLASGTMDSQMLASGTMDAQMLASGTMDAQMLASSTQDSSMLGSKSPDPYRLAQDPYRLAQDPYRLGHDPYRLGHDAYRLGQDPYRLGHDPYRLTPDPYRMSPRPYRISPRSYRAVPRPYRLAPRPLMLASRRSMMMSYAAERSMMSSYERSMMSYERSMMSPMAERSMMSAYERSMMSAYERSMMSPMAERSMMSAYERSMMSAYERSMMADRSMMADRSMMSSYSAADRSMMSSYSAADRTMMSSYTADRSMMSMAADSYTDSYTDTYTEAYMVPPLPPEEPPTMPPLPPEEPPMTPPLPPEEPPEGTALPTEQSALTAENTWPTEVPTLPPEESVSLPEPPVSQSEISEPSVVPASYSVSAAEPAMLVSEAAVTVPEPPLEPESAVASTPMETAALTQEHEVPERPGTYMVSETTMMSAEPTVLTSEPSLMSETAETFDSMRAAGHVASEVSVSVLEPAVTIPEPSESAPEPPAVAVPEPPAEAVPEPSAEAVGDLSAEVPEPLAVTVPGPLAMAVLEPSPEAIPEPVALVEPERVTVPVPVVSAPEPAVPVLEPAVSVQPNINSEPPVAVQEPTVTVAEPAVTVSEQTQIIPTEVVLESPSVLLKSGVITGMNLISTYQDLTPEIGMQEASMHSDEEPHAEEHLKNDSYESEHGMNRDLDINNHFIAKEMEHSTVSTASTGAVGETGEENTLAVSETEQCTVLATCPSVSEADVGGALSSAGPLAVEPDTLGTSKGFEFATVSALSSISKYDVETTQDTEHDMVISTSPSGGSEADIEGPLPAKDIHLDLPSNNFISNDTEGPLPIKESDQTLAVALSPKESSEDKEVPLPTKETVSESGFPANIEDINEADLVRPLLPKDMERLTSLRAGIEGPLLASEAERDKAAASPVVMSVPERASESSSEEKDDYEIFVKVKDTHEKSKKNKNRDKGEKEKKRDSSLRSRSKRSKSSEHKSRKRTSESRSRARKRSSKSKSRRSQTRSRSRSRRRRRSSRSRSKSRGRRSVSKEKRKRSPKHRSKSRERKRKRSSSRDNRKTVRARSRTPSRRSRSHSPSRRRRSRSVGRRSFSISPSRRSRTPSRRSRTPSRRSRTPSRRSRTPSRRSRTPSRRSRTPSRRSRTPSRRRRSRSVVRRRSFSISPVRLRRSRTPLRRRFSRSPLRRKRSRSSERGRSPKRLTDLNKAQLLEIAKANAAAMCAKAGVPLPPNLKPAPPPTIEEKVAKKSGGATIEELTEKCKQIAQSKEDDDVIVNKPHVSDEEEEEPPFYHHPFKLSEPKPIFFNLNIAAAKPTPPKSQVTLTKEFPVSSGSQHRKKEADSVYGEWVPVDKNGEENKDDDNVFSSNLPSELEKWNSHPEIFTRL, via the exons ATGGCGACCAACATCGAGCAGATCTTTAGGTCTTTCGTGGTCAGTAAATTCCGGGAAATTCAACAGGAGCTCTCCAG TGGAAGGAGTGAAGGCCAGCTCAATGGTGAAACAAATACACCTATTGAAGGAAACCAGGCAGGTGACGCAgctgcctctgccaggagccTACCGAATGAAGAAATAGTTCAGAAGATAGAGGAAGTCCTTTCTGGGGTCTTAGATACAGAACTCCGCTGTAAGCCAG ACTTGAAGGAGGCCTCCAGAAAAAGTAGGTGTGTGTCTGTACAAACAGACCCTACTGATGAAGTTCCCACCAAAAAgtcaaagaaacataaaaagcacaaaaataaaaagaagaaaaagaagaaagaaaaggaaaagaagtacAAAAGGCAGCCAGAAGAGTCCGAATCAAAGCCGAAATCACATCATGAAGAGAACATGGATTTAGAATCAGATTCCTTTTTGAAGTTTGATTCTGAGCCTTCAGCAATGGCACTGGAGCACCCTGTAAGAGCTTTTGGGCTATCTGAGGGCAGTGAAACTCCTGCAGTTGTGCTCGAACCTCCTGTAGTATCAATGGAGGTGTCACAGCCACACACCTTAGAAACTCTGAAGCCAGCTACAAAAACTGCAGAACTGTCCGTTGCATCTACATCAGTAATCGCTGTGCAATCGGAACAGACTGTGGCAGGAATGCTGGAACCACCCATGACAAAGATTCTGGATTCTTTTTCAACAGCACCGGTGTCTACTACAACAGCAGTGCTAAAGTCATCTGAGCCAGTTGTGACGATGGCGGGGGAGTATCAGATGAAGTCTGTGCTGAAACCTTTGGAGTGCACATCTCCAGAGCCATCAAAGACCATATTGGAGCCTCCGGTAGCAAAAGAGCCAGAGCCATCAGAAACCCTTGTGGTGTCCTCACAGGCGCCTATTGAGGTATACCCTGAGCCAAGCACATCAACAGCAATGGATATTCCAGAGTCTTCTGAAACTGAAGACCTGAGATTGCCAGAGCAGCCTGCAGAAGTACCGTCGGAGACTGCAGATTCATCCATGACAAGATCACAGGAGGTGCTGGAGCTACCCAAGCACACGGCGGTGGAGCTGCCGGAGTCGTCGGTGGCCTCAGCGATGCAGTTGCCGGGGCCACCTGCGACCTCCATGCCGGAGTTGCAGGGGCCCCCTGTGACTCCCGGGCTGGAGTTACCTGGGCCCTCTGCTACCCCGGTGCCAGAGTTGCCAGGGCCCCCTTCTACCCCAGTGCCTGAGTTGCTAGGGCCCCCTGCGACAGCAGTGTCTGAGTTGCCGGGGCCCTCGGTGACATCAGTGCCTCAGTTGTCGCAGGAATTGCCGGGGCTTCCAGCACCATCCATGGGGTTGGAGCCAACACAGGAGGTACCAGAGCCACCTGTGATGGCACAGGAGTTGCCAGTGCAGCCTGCGGTAACAGTAGCAATGGAGTTGACCGAGCAACCTGCGACGACGACAGAGCTGGAGCAGCCTGTGGGGATGACGGCGATGGAACATCCTGGGCAGCCTGAGGCGACCACAGCAACGACGTTGCTGGGGCAGCCTGAGGCAGCGATGGTGCTGGAGTTGCCAGGGCAACCAGTGGCAACGACAGCGCTGGAGTTGCCAGGGCAGCCTTCGGTGACTGGGGTGCCCGAGTTGCCAGGGCTGCCTTCGGCAACTAGGGCACTGGAGTTGTCTGGGCAGCCTGTGGCAACTGGGGCACTGGAGTTGCCTGGGCAGCTCATGGCAACTGGGGCACTGGAGTTCTCGGggcaggctggggcagctggAGCACTGGAGCTTTTGGGGCAGCCTCTGGCAACAGGGGTTCTGGAGTTGCCAGGGCAGCCTGGGGCGCCAGAGTTGCCTGGGCAGCCTGCGGCAACTGTGGCGCTGGAGATCTCTGTTCAGTCTGTGGTGACAACGGAGCTGTCAACGATGACCGTGTCGCAGTCCCTGGAGGTGCCCTCGACGACAGCGCTGGAATCCTATAATACGGTAGCACAGGAGCTGCCTACTACATTAGTGGGGGAGACTTCTATAACAGTAGGAGTGGATCCCTTGATGGCCCAAGAATCCCATATGTTAGCTTCTAACACCATGGAGACCCATATGTTAGCGTCCAACACTATGGACTCCCAAATGCTAGCGTCCAACACCATGGACTCCCAGATGCTAGCATCCAACACCATGGACTCCCAGATGCTAGCGTCCAGCTCCATGGACTCCCAGATGCTAGCGTCCAGCTCCATGGATTCCCAGATGCTAGCGTCCAGCTCCATGGACTCTCAGATGCTAGCGTCCAGCTCCATGGACTCCCAGATGTTAGCAACCAGCTCCATGGACTCCCAGATGCTAGCGTCCAGCTCCATGGACTCCCAGATGCTAGCGTCCAGTTCCATGGACTCCCAGATGTTAGCAACCAGCTCCATGGACTCCCAGATGTTAGCAACTAGCTCCATGGACTCCCAGATGTTAGCAACCAGCTCCATGGACTCCCAGATGTTAGCAACTAGCTCTATGGATTCTCAGATGTTAGCATCTGGCACTATGGACTCTCAAATGTTAGCTTCCGGCACCATGGATGCGCAGATGTTAGCGTCTGGTACCATGGATGCCCAGATGTTAGCATCTAGTACCCAAGATTCTTCTATGCTGGGTTCAAAATCTCCTGATCCCTACAGGTTAGCTCAGGATCCTTACAGGTTAGCTCAGGATCCCTATAGGTTAGGTCATGACCCTTATAGGCTAGGTCATGATGCCTATAGATTAGGGCAAGACCCTTATAGATTAGGCCATGATCCCTACAGACTAACTCCTGATCCCTATAGGATGTCACCTAGACCTTATAGGATATCACCCAGGTCCTATAGGGCCGTTCCCAGACCTTATAGGTTAGCACCTAGACCCCTGATGTTAGCATCTAGACGTTCTATGATGATGTCCTATGCTGCAGAACGTTCTATGATGTCATCTTATGAACGCTCTATGATGTCTTATGAGCGGTCTATGATGTCCCCTATGGCTGAGCGCTCCATGATGTCGGCCTATGAGCGCTCTATGATGTCAGCCTATGAGCGTTCTATGATGTCCCCTATGGCCGAGCGCTCCATGATGTCAGCTTACGAGCGTTCTATGATGTCAGCTTACGAGCGCTCCATGATGGCTGACCGATCAATGATGGCTGACCGGTCTATGATGTCATCTTACTCTGCTGCCGACCGGTCTATGATGTCATCGTATTCTGCAGCTGACCGAACTATGATGTCATCTTACACTGCTGACCGTTCAATGATGTCTATGGCAGCTGATTCTTACACCGATTCTTACACTGATACATATACAGAGGCATATATGGTGCCACCCTTGCCTCCTGAAGAGCCTCCAACAATGCCACCGTTGCCACCTGAAGAGCCACCAATGACTCCCCCATTGCCTCCCGAGGAACCGCCGGAGGGCACAGCATTACCCACTGAGCAGTCGGCATTAACAGCTGAAAACACTTGGCCTACTGAGGTGCCAACATTACCTCCTGAAGAGTCTGTGTCCCTGCCTGAACCGCCTGTGAGTCAAAGTGAGATTTCAGAGCCTTCGGTAGTGCCTGCTAGTTATTCAGTGTCAGCAGCAGAGCCTGCCATGTTAGTGTCAGAGGCTGCCGTGACTGTTCCAGAGCCACCGCTGGAGCCAGAGTCTGCGGTTGCATCAACACCTATGGAGACTGCTGCACTAACACAAGAGCATGAAGTTCCAGAGAGACCAGGGACTTACATGGTATCTGAAACTACCATGATGTCAGCTGAACCAACTGTGCTAACATCAGAGCCTTCTCTTATGTCAGAGACCGCAGAAACCTTTGATTCCATGAGAGCTGCAGGACATGTTGCCTCCGAGGTATCTGTGTCTGTCCTGGAGCCTGCAGTAACTATTCCAGAGCCGTCCGAGAGTGCTCCAGAGCCCCCAGCTGTGGCTGTCCCGGAGCCCCCAGCCGAGGCGGTCCCAGAGCCCTCAGCTGAGGCTGTCGGAGATCTCTCAGCTGAGGTCCCGGAGCCCTTGGCTGTGACGGTCCCTGGGCCACTGGCCATGGCTGTACTGGAGCCATCACCTGAGGCTATCCCAGAGCCCGTGGCCTTGGTTGAGCCAGAGCGTGTTACCGTTCCTGTGCCAGTTGTTTCTGCCCCGGAGCCTGCTGTACCTGTCCTGGAACCAGCAGTGTCAGTTCAACCTAACATTAATTCAGAACCCCCTGTTGCTGTCCAAGAACCTACAGTGACAGTTGCAGAGCCTGCTGTCACTGTCTCAGAGCAGACTCAAATAATACCAACGGAGGTGGTTTTAGAGTCTCCATCTGTGCTGCTGAAGTCTGGTGTTATAACAGGAATGAATTTAATATCTACTTATCAAGATCTTACTCCAGAGATTGGTATGCAGGAGGCTTCCATGCACTCAGACGAAGAGCCACATGCTGAAGAGCACCTGAAGAATGACTCTTATGAAAGTGAACATGGTATGAATAGAGACCTTGATATAAACAATCATTTCATTGCTAAAGAGATGGAACATAGCACAGTGTCCACTGCCAGCACTGGTGCTGTTGGTGAAACTGGTGAAGAGAACACTTTGGCCGTCAGTGAGACTGAACAATGCACAGTGTTGGCTACCTGCCCTAGTGTTAGTGAAGCCGATGTGGGAGGAGCTCTGTCTTCTGCTGGTCCTCTTGCTGTTGAACCTGACACATTGGGAACTAGTAAGGGTTTTGAATTTGCCACAGTATCTGCTCTCAGTTCAATCAGTAAATATGATGTTGAAACTACTCAAGATACTGAACATGACATGGTGATTTCCACTAGCCCCAGTGGGGGTAGTGAGGCTGACATAGAGGGACCTTTGCCTGCTAAAGACATTCATCTTGACTTGCCATCTAATAACTTTATTAGCAATGATACAGAAGGACCATTACCTATAAAAGAGAGTGACCAGACATTAGCAGTTGCTCTCAGCCCTAAAGAAAGTAGTGAAGATAAAGAAGTACCACTCCCTACTAAAGAGACAGTGTCTGAATCTGGATTTCCTGCCAATATTGAAGATATTAACGAAGCAGATTTAGTGAGACCATTACTTCCTAAGGACATGGAACGTCTGACAAGCCTCAGAGCTGGTATTGAAGGACCTTTACTTGCAAGTGAAGCGGAACGTGACAAGGCTGCTGCCAGTCCAGTTGTAATGAGTGTGCCAGAGAGAGCTTCAGAGTCCTCTTCAGAGGAAAAAGATGATTATGAAATTTTTGTGAAAGTTAAGGACACACatgaaaaaagcaagaaaaataagaatcGTGATaaaggtgagaaagaaaagaaaagagactcTTCACTAAGATCTCGAAGTAAGCGGTCCAAGTCTTCAGAACACAAATCACGCAAGCGTACCAGTGAATCTCGTTCTAGGGCAAGGAAGAGGTCATCTAAGTCCAAGTCTCGTCGCTCTCAAACACGTTCAAGGTCACGTTCCAGACGCAGAAGGAGGAGCAGCAGGTCAAGATCAAAGTCTAGAGGAAGGCGATCTGTATCAAAAGAGAAGCGCAAAAGGTCTCCAAAGCACAGATCCAAgtccagggaaagaaaaagaaaaagatcaagcTCCAGGGATAATCGGAAAACTGTGAGAGCTCGGAGTCGAACCCCAAGTCGGCGGAGTCGGAGTCACAGTCCAAGTCGGCGAAGAAGATCTAGATCTGTGGGGAGAAGGAGCTTTAGCATTTCCCCAAGCCGGAGGAGCCGCACCCCAAGCCGGAGGAGCCGCACCCCAAGCCGACGGAGCCGCACCCCAAGCCGACGGAGCCGAACCCCAAGCCGAAGGAGCCGAACCCCAAGCCGACGGAGCCGAACTCCTAGCCGACGGAGCCGAACTCCTAGCAGACGGAGAAGATCCAGGTCTGTGGTGAGAAGACGAAGCTTCAGTATATCACCAGTCAGGTTAAGGCGATCACGAACACCCTTGAGAAGAAGGTTTAGCAGATCTCCCCTCCGACGTAAACGATCCCGATCTTCGGAAAGAGGCAGATCGCCTAAACGTCTGACAGATTTGA ATAAGGCTCAGTTACTTGAAATAGCCAAAGCTAACGCAGCTGCCATGTGTGCTAAGGCTGGTGTTCCTCTGCCGCCAAACCTAAAGCCCGCACCGCCGCCTACCATAGAAGAGAAGGTCGCTAAAAAGTCAGGAGGCGCTACTATCGAAGAACTAACGGAG